The following are from one region of the Qipengyuania flava genome:
- the trhO gene encoding oxygen-dependent tRNA uridine(34) hydroxylase TrhO has protein sequence MTQTRANLPIRVAALYQFARFDDPAAIKPDLLAAMEGAGVRGTLLLAREGINGTIAGSDVAIEAVLDHVRTLPGCADIEVKESRAATLPFHRTKVRLKKEIVTMGEPDLDPLEGVGTYVAPEDWNALISDPDTILIDTRNDYEVQIGTFEGAIDPGTKSFREFPAWFRAKRDELEAEGRSPKIAMFCTGGIRCEKSTAFARAEGVEEVYHLKGGILNYLEHVPEAESLWRGECFVFDERVSVGHGLALGDHALCRACRRPLSAEDMAHEHYEEGVSCHRCWDERSDEQRARYAERQRQEMLAEARGAEHVGRREEDADSDG, from the coding sequence GTGACCCAGACCCGCGCCAATCTCCCTATCCGCGTCGCCGCGCTCTACCAGTTCGCGCGCTTCGACGATCCGGCCGCCATCAAGCCCGACTTGCTCGCCGCAATGGAGGGCGCCGGCGTGCGCGGTACGTTGCTGCTCGCGCGCGAGGGGATCAACGGGACGATCGCGGGGAGCGACGTGGCAATCGAAGCCGTCCTCGATCATGTCCGCACCCTGCCGGGCTGCGCGGATATCGAGGTCAAGGAATCGCGCGCCGCCACGCTCCCCTTTCACCGCACCAAGGTGCGGCTGAAGAAGGAGATCGTGACCATGGGCGAGCCCGATCTCGATCCGCTGGAGGGCGTCGGCACCTATGTCGCGCCCGAGGACTGGAACGCGCTCATCTCCGATCCCGACACGATCCTGATCGACACGCGCAACGATTACGAGGTGCAGATCGGCACCTTCGAAGGCGCAATCGATCCGGGGACCAAGAGTTTTCGTGAGTTTCCAGCTTGGTTCCGCGCCAAGCGCGACGAGCTGGAAGCCGAAGGTCGCTCACCCAAGATCGCCATGTTCTGCACCGGCGGCATCCGCTGCGAAAAATCGACCGCCTTCGCGCGCGCCGAAGGGGTGGAGGAGGTCTATCACCTTAAGGGCGGCATTCTGAACTATCTCGAACACGTGCCCGAGGCCGAAAGCCTGTGGCGCGGCGAGTGTTTCGTGTTCGACGAGAGGGTCAGCGTGGGCCACGGCCTGGCGCTTGGCGATCACGCGCTGTGCCGCGCCTGCCGCCGCCCCTTGAGCGCCGAGGACATGGCGCATGAGCACTACGAGGAGGGCGTGAGCTGCCACCGCTGCTGGGACGAACGCAGCGACGAGCAGCGCGCCCGCTACGCCGAGCGCCAGCGGCAGGAAATGCTCGCAGAAGCGCGCGGGGCCGAGCATGTCGGACGGCGCGAGGAAGACGCGGACAGCGATGGCTGA
- a CDS encoding aldo/keto reductase, which translates to MTDYPTLPLNDGRQIPQLGFGTWQIEEENAPKAVKTAIDVGYWLIDTAAIYGNERGVGEGIGDWSDIFLQTKIWNDSQGYDRTLKAAEKCLGRLGRDHVDMLLIHWPCPDKDLYVDTWKALIELRDQGKAKSIGVSNFREEDLKRIADETGVVPALNQVELHPSFQQRDLRAVHKEMGIITQSWSPLGQGGGMDADAIQQIAGETGQPASAVVLRWHIQHGLVPIPKSTSRDHVEQNFAALSFELSDDQMTRIDALDEADGRLGPDPAKFNG; encoded by the coding sequence ATGACCGACTATCCCACCCTGCCCCTCAACGATGGCCGCCAGATCCCCCAGCTCGGTTTCGGCACCTGGCAAATCGAGGAAGAAAACGCGCCCAAGGCGGTGAAGACCGCGATCGATGTCGGCTATTGGCTGATCGATACCGCCGCGATTTACGGCAACGAGCGCGGCGTGGGCGAAGGGATCGGTGACTGGTCCGACATCTTCCTCCAGACCAAGATCTGGAACGACAGCCAGGGCTATGACCGGACCCTGAAAGCGGCCGAAAAATGCCTTGGCCGGCTGGGCCGCGACCATGTCGACATGCTGCTGATCCACTGGCCCTGCCCGGATAAGGATCTCTATGTCGACACGTGGAAGGCGCTGATCGAGCTGCGCGATCAGGGCAAGGCGAAGTCGATCGGCGTGTCGAACTTCCGCGAGGAAGATTTGAAGCGCATCGCCGATGAAACGGGCGTCGTCCCCGCGCTGAACCAGGTGGAACTGCATCCCAGTTTCCAGCAGCGCGATCTGCGGGCGGTCCATAAGGAGATGGGGATCATCACCCAGAGCTGGTCGCCCCTTGGCCAGGGCGGCGGCATGGATGCCGATGCCATCCAGCAGATTGCGGGCGAAACGGGCCAGCCGGCGAGCGCGGTGGTTTTGCGCTGGCATATCCAGCACGGCCTCGTCCCCATCCCCAAGTCGACCAGCCGCGACCATGTCGAGCAGAACTTCGCTGCCCTGTCCTTCGAGCTGTCGGACGATCAGATGACCCGCATCGATGCGCTCGACGAGGCGGACGGTCGCCTCGGACCCGATCCGGCAAAATTCAACGGATAA
- a CDS encoding adenylosuccinate synthase produces MANVTVIGAQWGDEGKGKIVDWLASRADAVVRFQGGHNAGHTLVIDGTTYKLSLLPSGIVSGTLSVIGNGVVLDPWALKAEIEKIEAQGVSVTADNLAVADNCPLILPIHRDLDGLREAAAGSGKIGTTGRGIGPAYEDKVGRRAIRVCDLAHLDHLEPQLDRLCAHHDALRAGFDQPPVDREALLAELREIAPFVLKYAQPVWKRLKKVRKAGAKILFEGAQGVLLDIDHGTYPFVTSSNTVSGTAAAGSGLGPNSTGFVLGIVKAYTTRVGSGPFPTELDDEVGKGIGERGHEFGTVTGRQRRVGWFDAVLVRQTCAISGVTGIALTKIDVLDGLDEVKICTGYRLRNNVYDYFPSHAADQAAVEPIYETMEGWSESTAGARSFADLPANAVKYIQRVQELIETPVALVSTSPERDDTILMRDPFMD; encoded by the coding sequence ATGGCAAATGTTACCGTAATCGGTGCCCAGTGGGGCGATGAGGGCAAAGGCAAGATCGTGGACTGGCTCGCCAGCCGCGCGGATGCCGTCGTCCGCTTCCAGGGCGGGCACAACGCCGGCCACACGCTGGTGATCGACGGCACGACCTACAAGCTTTCGCTCCTGCCTTCGGGTATCGTGTCGGGCACGCTTTCGGTGATCGGCAACGGCGTGGTCCTCGACCCTTGGGCGCTCAAGGCGGAGATCGAGAAGATCGAGGCGCAGGGCGTTTCGGTCACCGCCGACAACCTCGCCGTGGCCGACAATTGCCCGCTGATCCTGCCGATCCACCGCGATCTCGACGGCCTGCGCGAAGCGGCTGCGGGTTCGGGCAAGATCGGCACCACCGGCCGCGGCATTGGTCCGGCCTATGAAGACAAGGTTGGCCGCCGCGCGATCCGCGTGTGCGACCTTGCGCATCTCGACCATCTCGAACCGCAGCTCGACCGGTTGTGCGCGCACCATGATGCGCTGCGCGCCGGTTTCGACCAGCCGCCGGTGGACCGCGAAGCGCTGCTCGCCGAACTGCGCGAGATTGCGCCCTTCGTGCTCAAATACGCGCAGCCCGTGTGGAAGCGCCTCAAGAAGGTCCGAAAGGCCGGCGCCAAGATACTGTTCGAAGGTGCGCAGGGCGTGCTGCTCGATATCGACCACGGCACCTATCCTTTCGTGACCAGCTCCAACACCGTCAGCGGCACGGCTGCGGCGGGCAGCGGGCTTGGTCCCAACAGCACGGGCTTCGTGCTTGGCATCGTGAAGGCCTACACCACGCGCGTCGGCAGCGGGCCGTTCCCGACCGAGCTCGACGACGAGGTCGGCAAGGGCATCGGCGAGCGTGGCCATGAATTCGGCACCGTCACCGGCCGCCAGCGCCGCGTGGGCTGGTTCGACGCCGTGCTAGTACGCCAGACCTGTGCGATCAGCGGCGTGACCGGCATCGCGCTGACCAAGATCGACGTGCTCGACGGGCTGGACGAGGTGAAGATCTGCACCGGCTATCGCCTGCGCAACAACGTCTACGACTACTTCCCCAGCCACGCCGCCGACCAGGCCGCGGTGGAGCCGATTTACGAAACCATGGAAGGCTGGAGCGAATCCACCGCCGGTGCTCGCAGTTTCGCGGACCTTCCCGCCAATGCGGTGAAGTATATCCAGCGCGTTCAGGAACTGATCGAGACGCCCGTGGCGTTGGTCTCCACCAGCCCCGAGCGCGACGATACTATCCTTATGCGCGATCCGTTCATGGATTGA
- a CDS encoding L,D-transpeptidase family protein has protein sequence MVMLTMRAFALPLALALVLAAGLAPAEAVHAQQARAGERADFVLIDKSDRKLWVYQDGKVIRSYSGLQYGDQPVGHKRFQGDERTPEGRYTITYGNEQSSYYLSLFINYPNAADRAYARARGRSPGGLIFIHGQPNGLPFDARVPGDWTDGCIALSNAEIAELWSLVPDGTPIEIRP, from the coding sequence ATGGTGATGCTCACCATGCGCGCTTTCGCCCTACCCCTTGCCCTTGCCCTTGTGCTTGCTGCCGGCCTTGCCCCGGCTGAAGCCGTGCACGCCCAGCAGGCGCGGGCGGGCGAGCGGGCCGATTTCGTCCTCATCGACAAGTCCGATCGCAAGCTGTGGGTGTACCAGGACGGCAAGGTCATCCGGTCCTATTCGGGCCTCCAGTATGGCGACCAGCCGGTGGGCCACAAGCGCTTCCAGGGTGACGAACGCACGCCGGAAGGGCGCTACACCATTACCTACGGCAACGAGCAGTCGAGCTATTACCTCAGCCTGTTCATCAATTACCCCAATGCGGCGGACAGGGCCTATGCGCGGGCCCGCGGGCGCTCGCCGGGCGGGCTGATCTTCATCCACGGCCAGCCCAACGGCCTGCCCTTCGATGCGCGCGTTCCCGGCGACTGGACCGACGGCTGCATTGCCCTGTCCAACGCCGAGATTGCCGAGCTGTGGAGCCTGGTGCCCGATGGCACGCCCATCGAAATCCGTCCCTAG
- a CDS encoding DUF6768 family protein gives MTDIDDRIRGALDADDQEFLKTLEEDRGMFRQIGDAMGGALGGWAKLMMVMAFVIGFAVLYTFYRMLTADALDDRIVWGVLSLATLIMQGFLKEWMFARMNMLNVLREVKRLQVQVAMLAEKRG, from the coding sequence ATGACCGATATCGACGACCGGATCCGCGGCGCGCTCGACGCCGACGACCAGGAATTCCTCAAGACGCTGGAAGAAGATCGCGGCATGTTCCGCCAGATCGGCGACGCCATGGGCGGCGCGCTGGGTGGCTGGGCCAAGCTGATGATGGTCATGGCCTTCGTGATCGGCTTTGCGGTGCTCTACACCTTCTACCGCATGCTGACCGCCGATGCGCTGGATGATCGGATCGTGTGGGGCGTGCTCAGCCTCGCCACGCTGATCATGCAGGGCTTCCTCAAGGAATGGATGTTCGCGCGCATGAACATGCTCAACGTCCTGCGCGAAGTGAAGCGCCTGCAGGTGCAGGTCGCCATGCTGGCCGAAAAGCGCGGCTAG
- a CDS encoding RNA polymerase sigma factor: protein MTGKRALPPDSGRLYDELLVTLVQTGDRRAAQRLAVRWQPRLARTARRLLGDDEAALSAVQEAWLSILRGVRSLRDPSRFAPWAFGILRRRCADHIRSAQAVRARTGESESEPALPATSDEKVAIAQAFSALPPDQRLAAQLFFVEGLTLAEIAEAQDVPLGTAKTRLFHARRKLKAALTGDDR from the coding sequence ATGACGGGCAAACGCGCCTTACCGCCGGACTCGGGACGGCTTTACGACGAGCTTCTCGTCACGCTGGTGCAAACCGGCGACCGCCGTGCAGCGCAGCGGCTCGCGGTGCGCTGGCAGCCGCGCCTGGCGCGCACCGCTCGCCGCCTTCTGGGCGATGACGAAGCGGCGCTCAGCGCAGTGCAGGAGGCGTGGCTCTCGATCCTGCGCGGGGTGCGGTCTTTGCGTGACCCCTCTCGTTTCGCGCCCTGGGCCTTCGGCATCCTGCGGCGGCGCTGCGCGGACCATATCCGTTCGGCGCAGGCCGTCCGGGCGCGGACGGGAGAGAGCGAAAGCGAACCCGCCCTGCCCGCCACCAGCGACGAGAAGGTGGCCATTGCGCAGGCCTTCTCAGCCCTGCCGCCCGACCAGCGGCTCGCCGCGCAACTCTTCTTCGTCGAGGGGCTGACCCTCGCCGAGATCGCCGAGGCGCAGGATGTCCCCCTCGGGACAGCCAAGACCCGCCTCTTTCACGCCCGCCGCAAGTTGAAAGCGGCCCTAACCGGAGACGACAGATGA
- a CDS encoding MarR family transcriptional regulator — translation MQEDFLYEPVCDAAGCQLAVTVLADRDHVRAEMRDDAEAAGFRVLECCSLEEYAQGPLAALGDLVLVDCSQATADAMALLSRLDMRGGKAGAQLVVSTTMGALDSVFGCFSMSSAQILVDPGRAERVIAIGRVLARVPNLRLREMGEEDRLMLLRLTEQVGQIAERLEKLSPGQRAGGGAFRFESPAPHWHGQGEDYTVQKEEAERPRLPDAAVIRTLIKARQMRSRYFDGELFADPAWDILLDLSAARAERLQVSVTSLCIAAGVPATTALRWIGQMVDADLLVRVADPHDRRRAYIALADSTADCMARYFADIGVSELAVA, via the coding sequence ATGCAGGAGGATTTCCTCTACGAGCCGGTGTGCGATGCGGCCGGGTGCCAGTTGGCGGTGACGGTCCTGGCGGACCGCGACCACGTGCGCGCCGAAATGCGCGACGATGCGGAAGCTGCGGGCTTTCGCGTGCTCGAATGCTGCAGCCTCGAAGAATACGCGCAAGGCCCGCTCGCGGCGCTTGGCGATCTTGTGCTGGTCGATTGTTCGCAGGCCACGGCCGACGCCATGGCGCTGCTCTCGCGGCTCGACATGCGCGGGGGGAAAGCGGGCGCGCAGCTGGTCGTCTCCACCACCATGGGCGCGCTCGACAGCGTGTTCGGCTGCTTCTCCATGTCCTCGGCGCAGATCCTGGTCGATCCGGGCCGGGCGGAGCGGGTGATCGCGATTGGCCGTGTGCTGGCGCGCGTGCCAAATCTGCGCCTGCGCGAAATGGGAGAGGAGGATCGGCTGATGCTGCTGCGGCTCACCGAACAGGTTGGCCAGATTGCCGAGCGACTGGAGAAGCTTTCGCCCGGCCAGCGCGCGGGTGGTGGGGCCTTCCGCTTCGAATCGCCCGCGCCCCATTGGCATGGGCAGGGCGAGGACTACACCGTTCAGAAGGAGGAGGCGGAACGTCCTCGTCTTCCGGACGCGGCGGTCATTCGCACGCTGATCAAGGCGCGCCAGATGCGCAGCCGCTATTTCGATGGGGAGCTGTTCGCCGATCCGGCCTGGGATATCCTGCTCGACCTTTCCGCCGCGCGGGCCGAACGGCTGCAGGTCAGCGTCACCTCGCTGTGCATTGCGGCAGGCGTCCCGGCAACCACCGCGCTGCGCTGGATCGGGCAGATGGTCGATGCCGACCTGCTTGTGCGTGTGGCCGACCCGCACGACCGCCGCCGCGCTTACATCGCGCTGGCGGACAGCACGGCGGACTGCATGGCCCGCTATTTCGCGGACATCGGCGTGAGCGAGCTGGCCGTCGCCTAA
- a CDS encoding precorrin-2 dehydrogenase/sirohydrochlorin ferrochelatase family protein — MHSLPLFHRIGGARVVVVGEGDMAAAKARLVERAGGIPCPETEAHHAKLAFVALEDEKAAEAAWLRLKRGGLLVNVADRPDLCDFTLPSVLDRDPVLVAVSTGGASAGLAKHLRLRLERLLPQSLGALAAALGTAREAIRTRYPDGDTRRRAIDAALQEGGTLDVLAPGSSAKVEGWLEGDAEGDATGVIEFTLTSDDPEDLTLRQARALGVADTVIHDPAIPEPILIRARADAVRMGLPADPPGDGLTVILHRAGV, encoded by the coding sequence ATGCATAGCCTCCCGCTGTTCCACCGCATCGGCGGCGCGCGGGTGGTCGTGGTCGGCGAAGGCGACATGGCAGCAGCCAAGGCGCGGCTGGTGGAACGCGCAGGCGGCATCCCCTGCCCGGAAACCGAGGCCCACCACGCGAAGCTCGCCTTTGTGGCGCTAGAGGACGAGAAAGCCGCCGAAGCGGCCTGGCTCCGGCTCAAACGCGGCGGCCTGCTGGTGAATGTGGCCGACCGGCCGGACCTCTGCGATTTCACCCTGCCCAGCGTTCTCGACCGCGATCCAGTGCTGGTCGCAGTCAGCACCGGCGGCGCATCGGCGGGGCTTGCCAAGCATTTGCGGCTGCGGCTGGAACGGCTCCTGCCCCAGTCGCTGGGCGCACTTGCAGCCGCGCTCGGCACCGCGCGGGAGGCGATCCGCACGCGCTATCCCGATGGCGATACGCGCCGCCGCGCGATCGACGCCGCACTGCAGGAAGGCGGAACGCTCGATGTTCTGGCGCCTGGTAGCAGCGCGAAGGTGGAAGGCTGGCTGGAGGGCGATGCGGAGGGCGATGCGACCGGCGTGATCGAGTTCACGCTCACCAGCGACGATCCGGAAGACCTTACCCTGCGCCAGGCCCGTGCGCTGGGCGTGGCCGACACGGTGATCCATGATCCCGCGATCCCCGAACCCATTCTTATCCGCGCCCGCGCCGATGCGGTTCGCATGGGGCTGCCCGCCGATCCGCCCGGAGACGGGCTGACTGTCATTTTGCACCGCGCGGGTGTTTGA
- the lysA gene encoding diaminopimelate decarboxylase translates to MDHFQLRDGVLHAEDVSLPRIAEEVGTPVYVYSRATLARHARVFRDALSALDNPHIAFAVKANPNLAVLKVLANEGYGADVVSGGELTRALAAGMKPEDVVFSGVGKTHAELLQGLEAGIGQFNIESEEEGYELAAIAARHGKRAACALRVNPDVDARTHEKISTGKRENKFGVPLDRAAEIYARLAEEEGLDMRGVAVHIGSQLSTLEPLETAFEKVGALIAELRAAGCTVTHADLGGGLGVPYKAGEELPAPAEYGAMVARVTKDWGVRLMFEPGRVIAGNAGVLVTRVIRSKRSGNGPPFVVVDAAMNDLARPAMYGAWHDFEAVKPTGERMTAHIVGPICETGDTFAMDRECDALTAGDLAVFRTAGAYGATMASSYNSRGFVAETLVDGDRYAVVADRIAASAIMDAERVPDWLE, encoded by the coding sequence ATGGACCATTTCCAGCTTCGTGACGGCGTCCTCCACGCCGAAGATGTCTCCCTGCCGCGAATTGCCGAAGAAGTCGGCACGCCAGTCTATGTCTATTCGCGCGCCACGCTTGCGCGCCATGCACGGGTGTTCCGCGATGCGCTTTCTGCGCTCGACAACCCGCACATCGCCTTTGCGGTCAAAGCGAACCCCAATCTCGCCGTGCTCAAGGTGCTGGCGAACGAAGGCTATGGCGCCGACGTGGTGTCGGGCGGCGAGCTGACGCGCGCCCTCGCCGCAGGGATGAAACCCGAGGACGTCGTCTTCTCCGGTGTCGGCAAGACCCATGCCGAGCTGCTGCAGGGCCTTGAGGCCGGGATCGGCCAGTTCAACATCGAGAGCGAAGAAGAGGGCTACGAGCTCGCCGCGATCGCTGCCCGTCACGGCAAGCGCGCCGCCTGCGCCCTGCGGGTGAACCCCGATGTGGATGCGCGCACACACGAGAAAATCTCGACCGGCAAGCGCGAGAACAAGTTCGGCGTCCCGCTCGACCGCGCGGCCGAAATCTACGCCCGACTGGCCGAGGAAGAGGGCCTCGATATGCGCGGCGTGGCGGTCCATATCGGCAGCCAGCTTTCGACGCTCGAACCGCTGGAAACGGCATTTGAAAAGGTCGGCGCTCTGATCGCGGAGCTGCGCGCCGCGGGTTGCACGGTGACCCATGCCGACCTCGGCGGCGGGCTCGGCGTCCCCTACAAGGCCGGCGAAGAGCTTCCCGCCCCGGCGGAATACGGCGCAATGGTCGCGCGCGTCACCAAGGACTGGGGCGTACGGCTGATGTTCGAACCGGGCCGTGTCATTGCAGGCAACGCCGGCGTGCTGGTCACCCGGGTGATCCGGTCCAAGCGCAGCGGCAACGGCCCGCCCTTCGTGGTCGTGGACGCCGCGATGAACGACCTTGCACGCCCCGCCATGTACGGCGCCTGGCACGATTTCGAGGCGGTTAAGCCGACCGGCGAGCGGATGACCGCCCATATCGTCGGGCCGATCTGCGAGACTGGCGACACCTTCGCCATGGACCGCGAATGCGACGCCCTGACCGCAGGTGACCTCGCCGTCTTCCGCACCGCAGGCGCCTATGGCGCGACCATGGCCAGCAGCTACAACTCGCGCGGTTTCGTTGCGGAAACGCTGGTCGATGGCGACCGCTACGCCGTCGTGGCCGACCGTATTGCGGCGAGCGCGATCATGGACGCCGAGCGCGTTCCCGACTGGCTGGAGTAA
- the argH gene encoding argininosuccinate lyase, with protein sequence MREINASIPFDKALWREDIAGSRAHVAMLAKQGIVSEADAATIDSGLQQIVEEYERDGVPEDWGLEDIHMTVEARLTEIVGPVAGRLHTARSRNDQVATDFRLWVRAANQRAIAGIEAVLAALVTRAEEHAESIMPGFTHLQTAQPVTLGHHLLAYFEMLMRDRSRFADALERMDECPLGSAALAGTGFDLDREMTARALGFARPTRNSLDAVSDRDFALDYLMAASQCSLHLSRLAEEFIIWASQPFGFVKLPDTLSTGSSIMPQKRNPDAAELVRGHAGRVIGCATSLMVTMKGLPLAYSKDMQDDKPPVFEAAGLLDLSLAAMAGMVSDSGFETARMRKAAEAGHATATDLADWLVRQADIPFREAHHITGAAVKLADQKGTALDGLSIEDLKAIDERIDERVFDALSVDASVAARASYGGTAPVRVREQADAARKRLGMED encoded by the coding sequence ATGCGCGAAATCAACGCCTCGATCCCCTTCGACAAGGCGCTGTGGCGCGAGGATATCGCCGGCAGCCGCGCACATGTCGCCATGCTGGCCAAGCAAGGCATCGTGAGCGAAGCCGATGCGGCGACGATCGACAGCGGTCTCCAGCAGATTGTCGAGGAATACGAGCGCGACGGCGTGCCCGAAGACTGGGGCCTGGAAGACATCCACATGACGGTCGAGGCGCGGCTGACCGAGATCGTGGGTCCTGTCGCCGGTCGCCTGCACACCGCTCGCAGCCGCAACGACCAGGTGGCGACCGACTTTCGCCTATGGGTGCGCGCCGCCAACCAGCGCGCCATTGCCGGGATCGAGGCGGTGCTTGCCGCGCTCGTCACCCGCGCGGAAGAACACGCCGAAAGCATCATGCCCGGCTTTACCCACCTCCAAACAGCGCAGCCGGTCACGCTCGGCCATCACCTGCTCGCCTATTTCGAGATGCTGATGCGCGACCGCAGCCGCTTCGCCGATGCGCTGGAGCGGATGGACGAATGCCCGCTCGGTTCGGCTGCGCTCGCCGGCACGGGCTTCGATCTCGATCGCGAGATGACGGCCAGGGCGCTGGGCTTTGCCCGCCCGACCCGCAACAGCCTCGATGCCGTATCCGACCGTGACTTCGCGCTCGATTACCTGATGGCGGCAAGCCAGTGTTCGCTCCACCTCAGCCGCCTGGCCGAGGAATTCATCATCTGGGCGAGCCAGCCCTTCGGCTTCGTAAAGCTGCCCGACACGCTTTCGACCGGCAGCTCGATCATGCCGCAAAAGCGCAATCCCGATGCCGCCGAACTGGTGCGCGGACATGCGGGCCGCGTGATCGGCTGCGCAACCAGCCTGATGGTCACGATGAAGGGCCTGCCGCTCGCCTATTCGAAGGACATGCAGGACGACAAGCCGCCGGTGTTCGAAGCCGCCGGCCTGCTCGACCTCAGCCTTGCGGCCATGGCGGGCATGGTCTCGGACAGCGGGTTCGAGACGGCCAGGATGCGCAAGGCCGCCGAGGCTGGGCACGCGACCGCGACCGACCTAGCCGACTGGCTGGTGCGGCAGGCCGACATCCCTTTCCGCGAGGCGCATCATATCACCGGCGCAGCGGTGAAGCTGGCCGACCAGAAAGGCACCGCGCTCGACGGGCTTTCGATCGAGGACCTCAAGGCTATCGACGAGCGGATCGACGAACGCGTGTTCGATGCGCTGTCGGTCGACGCTTCGGTCGCCGCACGCGCCTCCTATGGCGGTACGGCGCCGGTTCGAGTAAGGGAGCAGGCAGATGCCGCGCGCAAGCGCCTCGGCATGGAGGATTGA
- a CDS encoding TlpA family protein disulfide reductase yields MIALGPSANLPPHMLLELFVSRFSFTSALVLGLAVAACDRGAPEAAQESSASPASIGEIDRGAAGSPIPAVTVEDPAGETLDLPGDLGGPVLLNLWATWCAPCVKEMPLLDELQGDYQGRLRVITVSQDLQGAEKVEPFFAANSFAWLEPWMDPANELGFGIGGGMMPTTVLFGSDGREIWRVQGDYDWSSAEARAAIDAAIAE; encoded by the coding sequence ATGATCGCGCTAGGTCCCTCGGCGAACCTGCCGCCCCACATGCTGTTGGAGCTCTTCGTGTCCCGCTTCTCGTTCACGTCTGCACTTGTCCTTGGTCTGGCTGTCGCGGCCTGCGATAGGGGCGCGCCCGAAGCGGCGCAAGAAAGCAGCGCTTCGCCCGCCTCAATCGGCGAGATCGACAGGGGTGCCGCCGGATCGCCCATCCCGGCGGTCACGGTGGAGGACCCTGCGGGCGAGACCCTGGACCTTCCGGGCGATCTGGGCGGTCCTGTCCTCCTCAATCTGTGGGCCACTTGGTGCGCGCCCTGCGTGAAGGAAATGCCGCTCCTGGACGAGCTCCAGGGCGATTATCAGGGCCGCCTGCGGGTCATCACTGTCAGCCAGGACCTTCAGGGTGCGGAGAAAGTCGAGCCGTTCTTCGCGGCCAATTCCTTCGCGTGGCTCGAGCCGTGGATGGACCCGGCGAACGAACTCGGCTTCGGGATTGGTGGGGGGATGATGCCGACCACGGTCCTCTTCGGCAGTGATGGGCGCGAAATCTGGCGCGTGCAGGGCGACTACGACTGGTCTTCGGCAGAGGCGCGCGCGGCCATCGACGCGGCAATCGCGGAATAG